A single region of the Sphingobium sp. TKS genome encodes:
- a CDS encoding Bax inhibitor-1/YccA family protein yields MPGYGASQTAQTDAGLRAHMLGVFRNMGIGLVITGLVAAFIGNTPVLAAAIFGTPLKWVAIFAPLAFVFFFSFRIEKMTTAGARMAFYAFSAVMGVSLASIFLVFTGGSIAQAFFSAAVMFLAMALWGYTTGRDLSKFGSFLIMGLIGILVASLINIFIGSSAMQMVISIIGVVVFTGLTAWDVQRIKSEYFVYAGHEVAQKMQVMGALSLYLNFVNLFQMLLSLTGERE; encoded by the coding sequence ATGCCGGGCTATGGTGCGAGCCAGACGGCGCAGACCGATGCCGGGCTGCGCGCGCACATGCTGGGCGTTTTCCGCAATATGGGCATTGGCCTGGTCATCACCGGGCTGGTCGCCGCCTTCATCGGCAATACGCCGGTGCTGGCCGCCGCGATCTTCGGCACCCCCTTGAAGTGGGTGGCGATCTTCGCGCCGCTGGCCTTCGTGTTCTTCTTCAGCTTCCGCATCGAAAAGATGACGACCGCGGGCGCGCGCATGGCCTTCTACGCCTTTTCGGCGGTGATGGGCGTGTCGCTGGCCAGCATCTTCCTGGTCTTCACCGGCGGGTCGATCGCGCAGGCCTTCTTCTCCGCCGCCGTGATGTTCCTCGCTATGGCGCTGTGGGGCTATACGACCGGGCGCGACCTGTCGAAATTCGGGTCGTTCCTGATCATGGGCCTGATCGGCATATTGGTCGCGAGCCTGATCAACATCTTCATCGGCTCGTCGGCCATGCAGATGGTGATCTCGATCATCGGCGTGGTGGTGTTCACCGGCCTTACCGCCTGGGACGTGCAGCGCATCAAATCGGAATATTTCGTCTATGCAGGCCATGAGGTGGCGCAGAAGATGCAGGTGATGGGCGCGCTGTCGCTCTATCTGAACTTCGTCAACCTGTTCCAGATGCTGCTCAGCCTGACCGGCGAGCGGGAATAA
- a CDS encoding fatty acyl-AMP ligase has protein sequence MTLGDTNMTGSQSMMAPTPTTDDLPRRFSDFETLGEALDYAAAGRRGLNFHDARGNLARPYPFSELRADALRCAHRLIAHGVKPEDRVALVAETGADFAQLFFGIVYAGGWPVPLPLPTSFGGKESYIDQLNVQLSSCDPMLFLFPKELEEMAGESGRQMNVESIAFEDFIARDAVPCALPQAQPQEIAYLQYSSGSTRFPHGVAVTHHALLSNLAAHSHGMQVQDSDRCISWLPWYHDMGLVGCFLSVVANQVSTDYMKTEDFARRPLAWLDLISRNEGTSISYSPTFGYDICARRMSSQTKAQDRFDLSRWRLAGNGADMIRPDVMQSFVDAFGDAGFSPKAFLPSYGLAEATLAVTIMPPGEGIIVELVEETDLSGGDATEGRPQRFRSIVNCGKPARDMIVEIRDEDGAKLNERQIGKVWTTGPSLMVGYFRDQEATDACMLDGWLDTGDMGYLSDGYLYIVGRAKDMIIINGKNHWPQDIEWAVEQLPGFKQGDIAAFAITTPGGEEAPAVLVHCRTSDNDERTRLRDQIRERVRAITGMNCVVELVPPRTLPRTSSGKLSRSKARNLYLTGEIRPYDIAA, from the coding sequence ATGACATTGGGTGACACCAATATGACGGGTTCGCAAAGCATGATGGCACCTACGCCGACCACCGACGATCTGCCCCGCCGTTTTTCGGACTTCGAGACGCTGGGCGAAGCGCTGGACTATGCTGCGGCCGGACGGCGTGGCCTGAACTTCCACGATGCGCGGGGGAATCTGGCGCGGCCCTATCCGTTCAGCGAACTGCGCGCGGACGCGCTTCGCTGCGCCCACCGGCTGATCGCCCATGGGGTGAAGCCGGAAGATCGCGTGGCGCTGGTGGCGGAAACGGGTGCGGATTTCGCCCAGCTTTTCTTCGGCATCGTCTATGCTGGCGGATGGCCGGTTCCGTTGCCGCTGCCGACCAGCTTCGGCGGCAAGGAAAGCTATATCGACCAGCTCAATGTCCAACTGTCGAGCTGCGATCCGATGCTGTTCCTCTTTCCCAAGGAACTGGAGGAGATGGCGGGCGAGTCCGGCCGCCAGATGAATGTCGAGAGCATCGCTTTCGAGGATTTCATCGCCCGTGACGCCGTGCCCTGCGCCCTGCCGCAGGCGCAGCCGCAAGAAATCGCCTATCTGCAATATTCCAGCGGTTCGACCCGCTTCCCCCATGGCGTGGCGGTGACGCATCATGCGCTGCTCAGCAACCTCGCCGCGCACAGCCATGGCATGCAGGTGCAGGACAGCGACCGCTGCATCAGTTGGCTGCCCTGGTATCATGACATGGGCCTGGTCGGCTGCTTCCTGTCGGTCGTCGCCAATCAGGTGTCGACTGATTATATGAAGACAGAGGATTTTGCCCGCCGTCCGCTGGCATGGCTGGACCTCATCAGCCGCAATGAAGGCACGTCGATCAGCTATTCACCGACCTTCGGCTATGACATCTGCGCGCGCCGCATGTCGAGCCAGACCAAGGCGCAGGATCGTTTCGACCTGTCGCGCTGGCGGCTGGCCGGCAATGGCGCGGACATGATCCGCCCCGACGTGATGCAGAGCTTCGTCGATGCCTTTGGCGATGCGGGCTTCAGCCCCAAGGCGTTCCTGCCGAGCTATGGCCTGGCCGAAGCGACGCTGGCCGTCACCATCATGCCGCCGGGCGAGGGCATCATCGTCGAGCTGGTCGAGGAGACCGACCTGTCGGGCGGCGACGCGACCGAAGGGCGCCCGCAGCGCTTCCGCTCCATCGTCAATTGCGGCAAGCCCGCGCGCGACATGATCGTGGAAATCCGCGACGAGGATGGCGCCAAGCTGAACGAGCGCCAGATCGGCAAGGTGTGGACCACCGGGCCGAGCCTGATGGTCGGCTATTTCCGCGATCAGGAGGCGACCGACGCCTGCATGCTCGACGGTTGGCTCGACACCGGCGACATGGGCTATTTGAGCGACGGCTATCTCTACATCGTCGGCCGCGCCAAGGACATGATCATCATCAACGGCAAGAATCACTGGCCGCAGGATATCGAATGGGCGGTGGAGCAGCTTCCCGGTTTCAAGCAGGGAGACATCGCCGCCTTCGCCATCACCACGCCGGGCGGCGAGGAAGCGCCCGCCGTGCTGGTGCATTGCCGCACCTCCGACAATGACGAGCGCACGCGGCTGCGCGACCAGATCCGCGAGCGGGTGCGGGCGATCACCGGCATGAACTGCGTGGTCGAACTGGTGCCGCCGCGCACCTTGCCCCGCACCAGCTCGGGCAAGCTCAGCCGGTCGAAGGCGCGCAACCTCTATCTGACCGGCGAAATCCGGCCCTACGACATCGCCGCCTGA
- the cysS gene encoding cysteine--tRNA ligase, with product MSDQFTPAEQHADAPLRLFNSLTRTVEPFTPIEANHARVYSCGPTVYNYAHLGNLRAYVFTDTLRRTLLWKGLDVTHIINITDVGHLTSDADAGDDKMEAAARAQAKSIWDIAAHYTDAFKRNIADLNIIAPSEWTVATDYVPQMIEFAEKIAPQHCYELETGLYFDSSTVPDYGALAGGRDDAAHARIDPVAGKRNPSDFAIWRKSPPGEQRQMEWDSPWGKGAPGWHLECSVMSEARLGHPFDIHTGGIDHREIHHPNEIAQNQAFHSCCGEPDAATAGFTGAQWWMHNNFLVDRQGKMSKSKGGFTTLFSLIDVGVHPLAYRLLCLGAHYRSELEFSAESVSAALTRLKRLVMGVENLKARAEGITWQSLRLDWLRANLHPKLAPLLEQFDAAISDDLMTPRTLPLLEETIALKKVPVDEKLCLLAAFDQALGLNLLTISRVDLRIQPKDTQITPEEIEAELDRRQTARAEKDFALSDEIRDTLIARGVEVMDGDPLRWDWRLNLA from the coding sequence ATGAGCGACCAGTTCACCCCTGCCGAGCAGCATGCCGACGCCCCCTTGCGCCTGTTCAACAGCCTGACGCGCACGGTCGAGCCCTTCACGCCGATCGAAGCCAACCACGCCCGCGTCTATAGCTGCGGCCCGACGGTCTATAATTACGCCCATCTCGGCAATCTGCGCGCCTATGTCTTCACCGACACGCTGCGCCGGACGCTGCTGTGGAAGGGGCTGGACGTCACCCATATCATCAACATCACCGATGTCGGCCATCTGACCAGCGACGCCGACGCGGGCGACGACAAGATGGAGGCCGCCGCCCGCGCCCAGGCGAAGAGCATCTGGGACATCGCTGCCCATTACACCGATGCTTTCAAGCGCAACATCGCGGACCTCAACATCATCGCGCCCAGCGAATGGACGGTCGCCACCGACTATGTCCCGCAGATGATCGAATTTGCGGAGAAGATCGCGCCCCAGCATTGCTACGAACTGGAAACCGGCCTTTATTTCGACAGCAGCACCGTCCCCGACTATGGCGCGCTTGCCGGCGGCCGCGACGACGCAGCCCATGCCCGCATCGATCCGGTCGCGGGCAAGCGCAACCCGTCCGACTTCGCCATCTGGCGCAAGTCCCCACCGGGCGAGCAGCGCCAGATGGAATGGGACTCCCCCTGGGGCAAGGGCGCGCCGGGCTGGCACCTCGAATGCTCGGTGATGAGCGAGGCACGCCTTGGCCATCCGTTCGATATCCACACCGGCGGCATCGACCATCGCGAAATCCACCACCCCAACGAGATCGCCCAGAATCAGGCTTTCCATAGCTGCTGCGGCGAGCCGGACGCTGCCACCGCAGGCTTCACCGGCGCCCAGTGGTGGATGCACAATAATTTCCTGGTGGACCGTCAGGGCAAGATGAGCAAGTCGAAGGGCGGCTTCACCACCCTCTTCTCGCTGATCGACGTGGGTGTGCATCCGCTCGCCTACCGCCTGCTGTGCCTGGGCGCCCATTATCGCAGCGAACTGGAGTTCAGCGCGGAAAGCGTCAGCGCCGCCCTCACCCGCCTCAAGCGCCTCGTCATGGGCGTCGAAAATCTCAAGGCCCGCGCTGAAGGCATCACCTGGCAGTCGTTGCGACTGGACTGGCTGCGCGCCAATCTCCACCCCAAGCTCGCGCCGCTGCTCGAACAGTTCGACGCCGCGATCAGCGACGATCTGATGACTCCCCGCACCCTTCCGCTGCTGGAAGAGACGATCGCCCTGAAAAAGGTGCCGGTGGACGAAAAACTCTGCCTGCTGGCCGCCTTCGATCAGGCACTGGGGCTCAACCTGCTGACGATCAGCCGCGTCGACCTGCGTATCCAGCCCAAGGACACCCAGATCACGCCGGAAGAGATCGAAGCCGAACTGGACCGCCGCCAGACCGCCCGCGCCGAAAAGGACTTCGCCCTGTCGGACGAAATCCGCGACACCCTGATCGCCCGCGGCGTCGAAGTGATGGACGGCGACCCGCTCCGCTGGGACTGGCGCCTGAACCTCGCCTAA
- the aat gene encoding leucyl/phenylalanyl-tRNA--protein transferase — translation MTIDPLVLLQAYAIGVFPMSDDREADEVYWIEPKRRAIMPLDGFHISHSLAKTIRQERFRVTANRDFAGIVQLCAQAAPDRPSTWINHPIERAYRHLHEIGFAHSVEVWEDEELVGGLYGVALGQAFFGESMVSRRTDASKVALAWLTARMRFGGFTLLDCQFMTDHLRSLGAIEISQRDYLQSLAGALDGVALGAGRAVLAGGSGVWAELAFSPLAGDALAGPPSDTSPLSPSFTVSGPVSGQAIVQLLTQTS, via the coding sequence ATGACGATTGACCCGCTGGTGCTGTTGCAGGCTTACGCGATCGGCGTGTTTCCGATGTCCGACGATCGCGAGGCGGACGAGGTTTACTGGATCGAGCCGAAGCGGCGGGCGATCATGCCGCTCGATGGTTTCCACATCTCCCATTCGCTGGCCAAGACGATCCGGCAGGAACGGTTTCGGGTGACCGCCAATCGCGACTTCGCCGGGATCGTTCAGCTCTGCGCGCAAGCCGCGCCGGATCGGCCCTCGACCTGGATCAACCATCCGATCGAGCGCGCCTATCGCCATTTGCACGAGATCGGTTTCGCCCACAGCGTCGAAGTGTGGGAGGACGAGGAACTGGTCGGCGGGCTTTATGGCGTCGCGCTGGGGCAGGCTTTTTTCGGGGAAAGCATGGTGTCGCGGCGGACCGATGCGTCGAAGGTCGCGCTTGCCTGGCTGACGGCGCGGATGCGCTTCGGTGGCTTCACCCTGCTCGACTGCCAGTTCATGACCGATCATCTACGCTCATTGGGCGCGATCGAAATCAGCCAGCGGGATTATCTTCAATCGTTGGCGGGGGCGCTCGACGGCGTGGCGCTGGGGGCTGGACGGGCCGTGCTGGCGGGCGGCTCCGGCGTCTGGGCGGAACTGGCATTTTCGCCGCTCGCCGGGGACGCCTTGGCCGGACCGCCGTCCGATACCTCGCCCTTGTCGCCCAGCTTCACCGTGTCGGGGCCGGTTTCGGGCCAGGCCATCGTGCAGCTTCTCACCCAGACGTCATAG
- a CDS encoding ParA family protein, with amino-acid sequence MAKEPQLATIAVYSLKGGVGKTTFAINLAWASASISKRRTLLWDLDPQAAASWLISTDMQSRDAAQAIFSKDVEVSKLIQPSTVPGLDLIAADTSLRNLDHLFREMDKKKRLAKLIDTLGRDYDRIILDCPPGLTETSEQVLRAADMIVIPVIPSPLAQRAMGEVARYLVQRGGSHPPIMPVYSMVDRRRALHRAALESQPGWPAIPMASTVEQMAVRRKPLGAFAASSPSAQAFAGLWTKIERQIQRR; translated from the coding sequence ATGGCAAAGGAACCGCAATTGGCGACCATCGCCGTCTACAGCCTCAAGGGGGGCGTGGGTAAGACCACCTTCGCGATCAACCTCGCCTGGGCATCCGCAAGCATCTCGAAACGGCGAACATTGCTCTGGGATCTCGATCCGCAGGCGGCAGCGAGCTGGCTGATCTCCACCGACATGCAAAGCCGCGACGCCGCGCAGGCGATCTTCAGCAAGGATGTGGAGGTCAGCAAGCTGATCCAGCCCTCGACCGTGCCGGGCCTCGACCTGATCGCGGCCGATACCTCGCTGCGCAACCTCGACCATCTGTTCCGCGAGATGGACAAGAAGAAACGCCTCGCCAAGCTGATCGACACGCTGGGGCGCGATTATGACCGCATCATCCTCGATTGCCCGCCCGGCCTCACCGAAACCAGCGAACAGGTACTGCGCGCCGCCGACATGATCGTCATCCCGGTCATCCCCTCCCCCCTTGCCCAGCGCGCCATGGGGGAAGTCGCCCGCTATCTGGTCCAGCGCGGCGGCAGCCACCCGCCGATCATGCCGGTCTATTCCATGGTCGACCGCCGCCGCGCCCTGCACCGCGCCGCACTGGAATCCCAACCCGGCTGGCCCGCCATACCCATGGCCAGCACGGTCGAGCAGATGGCGGTTCGCCGCAAGCCGCTGGGCGCCTTCGCGGCTTCATCCCCGTCCGCCCAGGCCTTTGCCGGGCTGTGGACGAAGATCGAGCGGCAGATACAGCGACGCTAA
- a CDS encoding NADH:ubiquinone oxidoreductase subunit NDUFA12, translating into MGILGKIFTWWDGATIGTSLYTSRKGTKVGEDHQGNVYYEGGTDPNGLTRRWVIYNGPNDASRVPAEWHGWLHHTIEGAPESFLPPPRIWEKDFTPNATGTAQAYRPSGALEKGGQRQKATGDYEAWSPDAS; encoded by the coding sequence ATGGGAATCCTTGGCAAGATCTTCACCTGGTGGGATGGCGCGACCATCGGCACTTCGCTCTACACCTCCCGCAAGGGCACCAAGGTGGGCGAGGATCATCAGGGCAATGTCTATTATGAAGGCGGCACCGACCCCAATGGCCTGACCCGTCGCTGGGTCATCTATAACGGCCCCAATGACGCGAGCCGCGTGCCCGCCGAATGGCACGGCTGGCTGCATCATACGATCGAGGGCGCGCCGGAAAGCTTTCTGCCGCCGCCGCGCATCTGGGAAAAGGACTTCACCCCCAACGCCACCGGCACCGCCCAGGCCTATCGCCCCTCGGGCGCGCTGGAAAAGGGCGGCCAGCGCCAGAAGGCGACCGGCGACTATGAGGCGTGGAGCCCCGACGCATCATGA
- a CDS encoding Rap1a/Tai family immunity protein, translated as MAAIPIAAPAQTYMFETGTTLLAKCRNKAPEYALACTAYIVGAVDGIKKDVFIGRARPNCWPAQMDAEEVKRIVIAYLNRYPDQRKAPASVLVSVALNEHYPCEK; from the coding sequence ATGGCGGCAATCCCAATTGCTGCACCTGCTCAGACCTATATGTTCGAGACGGGCACGACCCTGCTCGCCAAATGCCGCAACAAGGCGCCCGAATATGCGCTCGCCTGCACCGCCTATATCGTCGGCGCGGTGGACGGCATCAAGAAGGACGTGTTCATCGGCCGCGCCAGGCCCAATTGCTGGCCCGCGCAGATGGACGCGGAGGAAGTGAAGCGCATCGTCATCGCCTATCTCAACCGCTATCCCGACCAGCGAAAGGCGCCCGCCTCCGTCCTGGTCAGCGTCGCGCTCAACGAACATTATCCTTGCGAGAAATAA
- a CDS encoding DUF192 domain-containing protein gives MKRLPLLIFAFLAACSQSAPKTENAATLQTTLLPLAIHTAKTTHRFAVEVALTEKQQEQGLMFRKSLDADSGMLFPMSPPRTASFWMKNTLIPLDMLFIHTDGSIAFLKANAVPYSREPVSAGIPVAAVLELRGGRAAELGIREGDRVNWGDCDRPAPSNPLNFCPR, from the coding sequence ATGAAGCGCCTCCCTCTCCTCATCTTCGCCTTCCTCGCGGCCTGTTCCCAGAGCGCCCCCAAAACGGAAAACGCCGCCACCCTGCAGACCACCCTCCTTCCCCTCGCCATCCACACCGCCAAAACCACCCACCGCTTCGCCGTCGAAGTCGCCCTCACCGAAAAGCAGCAGGAACAGGGCTTGATGTTCCGCAAGTCGCTGGACGCCGACTCCGGCATGCTCTTTCCCATGTCGCCGCCGCGCACCGCGAGCTTCTGGATGAAGAACACGCTGATCCCGCTCGACATGCTCTTCATCCACACCGACGGCAGCATCGCCTTCCTGAAGGCCAATGCCGTGCCCTATTCCCGCGAGCCGGTTTCGGCGGGCATCCCCGTCGCCGCCGTCCTCGAACTGCGCGGCGGCCGCGCGGCCGAACTTGGGATCAGGGAAGGCGATCGCGTCAACTGGGGCGATTGCGACCGGCCGGCCCCATCAAACCCCCTCAATTTCTGCCCTCGCTGA
- a CDS encoding TFIIB-type zinc ribbon-containing protein, producing MRDQAAVSAMLCPVCHVGLSMTDRQGVEIDYCPQCRGVWLDRGELDKIIERSVGGVPVPPPSYRPDRDDGRYYQKKRKKSFLEELFD from the coding sequence ATGCGGGATCAGGCGGCTGTGTCCGCCATGCTCTGCCCGGTCTGTCATGTGGGGCTCTCCATGACAGACCGGCAGGGGGTCGAGATCGATTATTGCCCCCAATGCCGGGGCGTCTGGCTCGACCGGGGTGAACTGGACAAGATCATAGAGCGGTCGGTGGGTGGAGTTCCGGTGCCACCGCCCAGCTATCGGCCGGATCGTGACGACGGGCGATATTATCAGAAGAAACGGAAGAAGAGCTTTCTGGAAGAGCTGTTCGACTGA
- a CDS encoding cupin domain-containing protein, with protein sequence MTQALAVETRSFRDLRAFAADATIPADAHGDPFLASRAALDLPQGPISISLVVLPQGRGRVEALPDDEFLILLDGAITLETADSITQLAANQSAVITKGTAFAWSSREGARLIAMRRNGSPDSSPAIISIDESAPLEPSNPPLAELLVGPTPDCRNFTDYRSADTEFVCGTWDSTPYHRLSMPYRHYELMHLLDGSVTFVDGDGREGTFRKGDIFLVEQGAHCSWESREHVKKVYAIYRPA encoded by the coding sequence ATGACGCAAGCACTGGCCGTCGAAACCCGCAGCTTCCGCGACCTGCGCGCCTTTGCGGCGGACGCGACGATCCCCGCCGACGCCCATGGCGATCCCTTTCTCGCCAGTCGCGCCGCGCTCGATCTCCCCCAAGGCCCGATCTCGATCAGCCTCGTCGTCCTGCCCCAGGGTCGCGGCCGCGTCGAAGCCCTGCCCGACGACGAATTCCTCATCCTCCTCGACGGCGCGATCACCCTCGAAACGGCCGACAGCATAACCCAGCTAGCCGCCAACCAGAGCGCCGTCATCACCAAGGGCACAGCTTTTGCCTGGTCCTCCCGCGAGGGCGCCCGCCTCATCGCCATGCGCCGCAACGGCAGCCCGGACAGCAGCCCCGCCATCATCTCCATCGACGAAAGCGCCCCGCTCGAACCGTCCAACCCACCGCTGGCCGAACTGCTGGTCGGCCCGACGCCCGACTGTCGCAACTTCACCGACTATCGCTCGGCCGACACCGAATTCGTCTGCGGCACCTGGGATTCGACGCCCTATCATCGCCTTTCCATGCCCTATCGCCATTATGAGCTGATGCACCTGCTCGACGGCAGCGTCACCTTCGTCGACGGCGACGGACGGGAAGGCACTTTCCGCAAGGGCGACATCTTCCTGGTCGAACAAGGCGCGCATTGCAGTTGGGAAAGCCGCGAACATGTGAAGAAAGTCTACGCCATCTACCGTCCCGCCTGA
- a CDS encoding regulatory protein RecX, with product MADKRPPSPLDEGALRELALRYVGRFATSRAKLLAYLGRKIQERGWGGEEPANPQALVDRLTELRYVDDASYAVMKSASLARRGYGARRVAETLRADGIAQSDREEADTQTRNEGWTAADRFARRKRIGPYAQARPDPKQREKWIAAFLRAGHSYATARRWTDAAPGEVPEADI from the coding sequence ATGGCCGATAAACGTCCCCCTTCTCCCCTCGACGAAGGAGCCCTGCGCGAGTTGGCGCTGCGCTATGTCGGGCGTTTCGCGACCAGCCGGGCCAAGCTGCTCGCTTATTTGGGCCGGAAAATCCAGGAACGCGGCTGGGGAGGGGAAGAGCCCGCCAACCCGCAGGCGCTGGTCGATCGCCTCACGGAACTGCGCTATGTCGACGACGCCAGCTATGCGGTGATGAAAAGCGCCTCGCTTGCCCGCCGCGGCTATGGTGCGCGCCGCGTTGCCGAAACGCTGCGCGCCGACGGCATAGCGCAATCCGATCGCGAGGAAGCCGACACTCAGACCCGGAACGAAGGCTGGACCGCCGCCGACCGCTTCGCCCGCCGCAAGCGCATCGGCCCCTATGCGCAGGCACGCCCGGACCCGAAACAACGCGAAAAATGGATCGCCGCCTTCCTGCGCGCCGGTCACAGCTACGCCACGGCCCGCCGCTGGACCGACGCCGCGCCTGGGGAAGTGCCGGAAGCGGACATATAG
- a CDS encoding class II 3-deoxy-7-phosphoheptulonate synthase, translating to MAAKWTPESWREHKGIQMPVYRDAQALGAVEAQLSQFPPLVFAGEARNLKAELAKVTAGEAFLLQGGDCAESFAEFHPNNIRDTFRVLLQMAVVLTFASKLPIVKVGRMAGQFAKPRSADTETIGGVELPSYRGDNVNDIAFTPEAREPDAQRMIRAYNQSAATLNLVRAFSTGGYASLDRVHGWMLDFMGRSPWAAKFEAMADQIGQALDFMRACGLSPETVPQLGGTSFYTSHEALLLPYEQALTRQDSLTGDWYDTSAHMLWIGDRTRFEGSAHVEYLRGIGNPIGMKCGPSLEPDALIRLLDILNPSREAGRITLITRYGHDKIEAGLPKLVRAVLREGHPVVWSCDPMHGNVIKAANGYKTRPFDRILAEVRGFFAVHRAEGSFGGGIHAEMTGQNVTECTGGAVAITDEGLADRYHTHCDPRLNAAQSLELAFLLAEMLNEELKERRAAA from the coding sequence GTGGCGGCGAAGTGGACGCCGGAAAGCTGGCGGGAGCATAAGGGCATTCAGATGCCCGTCTATCGGGATGCCCAGGCGCTTGGCGCGGTGGAGGCACAGCTCAGCCAGTTTCCCCCGCTCGTCTTTGCCGGCGAAGCGCGCAACCTGAAGGCGGAACTCGCCAAGGTCACGGCCGGCGAGGCTTTCCTGCTGCAAGGCGGCGACTGCGCCGAAAGTTTCGCGGAGTTCCACCCGAACAATATCCGCGACACCTTCCGCGTGCTGCTGCAAATGGCGGTGGTGCTGACCTTCGCGTCCAAGCTGCCGATCGTGAAGGTCGGCCGCATGGCGGGCCAGTTCGCCAAGCCGCGCTCAGCCGATACCGAGACGATCGGCGGCGTGGAGCTGCCCAGCTATCGCGGCGACAATGTCAACGACATCGCTTTCACGCCCGAGGCCCGCGAACCCGACGCCCAGCGCATGATCCGCGCCTATAACCAATCGGCGGCGACGCTGAACCTGGTGCGCGCCTTCTCGACCGGCGGCTATGCCAGCCTGGACCGCGTCCATGGCTGGATGCTCGATTTCATGGGCCGCAGCCCCTGGGCCGCAAAGTTCGAGGCGATGGCGGACCAGATCGGCCAGGCGCTCGACTTCATGCGCGCCTGCGGCCTGTCGCCCGAAACCGTACCGCAGCTAGGCGGAACCAGCTTCTACACCAGCCATGAGGCGCTGCTGCTTCCCTATGAGCAGGCGCTGACCCGGCAGGATTCGCTGACCGGCGACTGGTACGATACCTCCGCGCACATGCTCTGGATCGGCGACCGCACGCGGTTCGAGGGTTCGGCCCATGTCGAATATCTGCGCGGCATCGGCAATCCGATCGGCATGAAATGCGGACCCAGCCTGGAGCCGGACGCGCTCATTCGCCTGCTCGACATCCTCAACCCCTCGCGAGAGGCGGGCCGCATCACGCTGATCACCCGCTATGGTCATGACAAGATCGAGGCGGGCCTGCCCAAACTGGTCCGCGCAGTCCTGCGCGAAGGCCATCCGGTGGTCTGGTCCTGCGACCCGATGCACGGCAATGTGATCAAGGCGGCCAATGGCTACAAGACGCGCCCCTTCGACCGCATCCTGGCCGAAGTGCGCGGCTTCTTCGCCGTCCACCGCGCCGAGGGCAGCTTCGGCGGTGGCATCCATGCCGAAATGACTGGCCAGAATGTGACGGAATGCACCGGCGGCGCTGTGGCGATCACCGACGAAGGACTGGCGGACCGCTACCACACCCATTGCGACCCGCGCCTCAACGCGGCGCAGAGCCTCGAACTCGCTTTCCTGCTCGCGGAAATGCTGAACGAGGAACTGAAGGAGCGCCGCGCCGCGGCGTGA